In one window of Cellulophaga sp. HaHa_2_95 DNA:
- the fahA gene encoding fumarylacetoacetase has product MPIKTNDPNKKTWIPVPANSDFPIQNIPFGVFLTRDDVITIGTRIGNHAIDLGALHQLGYFKDIPLTDDIFLQDTLNDFISDGQKTWRLVRNRISDIFDTDNASLRDNEEHKKVVLFTMEEIEMQLPVQIGDYTDFYSSKEHATNVGTMFRDPNNALLPNWLHIPVGYHGRSSSIVTSGTPVRRPMGQTMPAGAETPVFGPSKLVDFELEMAFITTDANVLGEPIPVDEAEDYIFGMVLFNDWSARDIQKWEYVPLGPFLAKNFASSISPWIVTMDALQPFKVESPEQEPKPLPYLLQEKGNKSYDIQLEVDILPENSTPTTVTKSNFKYMYWTMSQQLAHHTINGCNVNSGDMMGSGTISGPTPDSYGSMLELSWGGKQEVKLNDGATRKFIEDNDTVIIKGYCQKDNIRIGFGEVSTKLLPVYQPKKKQ; this is encoded by the coding sequence ATGCCTATAAAAACGAATGATCCTAATAAAAAAACATGGATTCCGGTACCAGCTAATTCTGACTTTCCAATTCAAAATATTCCTTTTGGTGTCTTTTTGACTAGAGATGACGTCATAACTATTGGTACTCGAATAGGGAACCATGCTATAGATTTAGGAGCATTGCATCAGTTAGGCTATTTTAAAGATATACCGTTAACGGATGATATTTTTTTACAAGACACCTTGAATGACTTTATCTCAGACGGACAAAAAACATGGCGTTTGGTAAGAAATCGTATTTCAGATATTTTTGATACCGATAATGCTTCCTTAAGAGATAATGAAGAACATAAAAAAGTAGTTCTTTTTACTATGGAAGAGATTGAAATGCAGTTGCCTGTACAGATTGGTGATTACACAGATTTCTACTCTAGTAAAGAACACGCTACTAATGTGGGAACCATGTTCAGGGACCCTAATAACGCGCTATTGCCCAATTGGCTGCATATTCCAGTGGGGTATCATGGAAGAAGTTCTTCCATTGTAACTAGCGGTACTCCGGTTAGAAGACCTATGGGGCAAACTATGCCTGCAGGAGCGGAAACTCCAGTTTTTGGCCCATCTAAATTGGTAGATTTTGAATTAGAAATGGCTTTTATAACCACAGATGCAAATGTTTTAGGAGAACCTATTCCCGTAGATGAGGCAGAAGATTATATTTTTGGAATGGTACTTTTTAATGATTGGAGTGCTAGAGATATTCAAAAATGGGAGTATGTACCATTAGGTCCGTTTTTAGCTAAAAACTTTGCATCATCTATCTCTCCATGGATTGTAACAATGGATGCCTTACAACCGTTTAAAGTAGAAAGCCCAGAACAAGAGCCAAAGCCACTACCCTATTTACTACAGGAAAAAGGAAACAAGAGCTATGATATTCAATTAGAAGTAGATATTTTACCAGAGAACAGTACTCCTACAACGGTTACTAAGTCTAATTTTAAATATATGTATTGGACCATGTCCCAGCAGTTAGCACACCATACTATTAATGGTTGTAATGTGAATAGTGGTGACATGATGGGTAGTGGTACCATTTCTGGGCCAACACCAGATTCATATGGCTCTATGTTAGAATTAAGCTGGGGTGGTAAGCAAGAAGTGAAATTAAATGATGGTGCTACCAGAAAATTTATAGAAGATAATGACACGGTAATCATCAAAGGATATTGTCAAAAAGATAATATTCGAATTGGTTTTGGAGAAGTATCTACAAAATTATTACCGGTATATCAACCTAAAAAAAAGCAGTAA
- a CDS encoding thioesterase family protein, with product MPKSFHKTIQVTQDDLDDLHHVNNVRYVQWIQDIAKEHWREKAPKELLEQSIWVVKSHFIEYKRAAVLDDIIDIKTYIKESKGALSIRMVEMHDQKTKQLLLKSKTEWVLLDSQSNRPIRVSDDIIAIFK from the coding sequence ATGCCAAAATCTTTTCATAAAACCATACAAGTTACCCAAGATGATTTGGATGACTTACACCATGTAAATAATGTGCGTTATGTACAGTGGATTCAAGATATTGCCAAGGAACATTGGCGAGAAAAAGCTCCAAAAGAGCTCTTAGAACAAAGTATTTGGGTGGTTAAAAGTCATTTTATAGAATATAAAAGAGCTGCCGTACTGGATGATATTATTGACATAAAAACCTATATAAAAGAATCAAAGGGAGCTCTTTCTATCCGGATGGTAGAAATGCACGACCAGAAGACAAAACAACTGCTTTTAAAATCTAAAACAGAATGGGTGTTACTCGATTCTCAAAGCAATAGACCTATTAGAGTTTCAGATGATATTATTGCCATTTTTAAGTAA
- a CDS encoding response regulator, with the protein MKTLKILAVDDHQMTMIGYKYILEDAEFEDFTVAMEMATTFEEGKQKIEQSVTNSDLFDLILLDIQLSPVVDGVPSTGQDLGVIARNISPTSKIVFLSSFSDNYRINSILRTVNPEGYMVKTEINEIVLKEMVETVLSSPPYYTKKALIAIRNKMSTNIHLDDTDIKILYYLSVGTRTKDMGDYVPLSISAIENRKRQIKEIFGVENENDNALIASAKEKGFI; encoded by the coding sequence ATGAAGACCCTAAAAATCTTAGCCGTAGATGATCATCAAATGACGATGATAGGATACAAATATATACTTGAAGATGCAGAATTTGAAGATTTCACTGTAGCGATGGAAATGGCAACTACCTTTGAAGAAGGTAAACAGAAAATAGAACAATCTGTTACCAACTCAGACCTCTTTGATTTAATTTTGTTAGACATTCAACTTTCTCCCGTCGTAGATGGTGTGCCAAGTACAGGGCAAGATTTAGGTGTTATTGCGCGAAATATTTCCCCTACTTCTAAAATTGTATTTTTATCTTCTTTCAGTGATAATTATAGAATCAATAGTATTCTTAGAACTGTAAACCCGGAAGGTTATATGGTGAAAACTGAAATTAATGAAATAGTATTAAAGGAAATGGTAGAAACTGTTCTCTCTTCTCCTCCTTATTATACTAAAAAAGCATTGATTGCTATTCGAAACAAAATGTCCACCAATATTCATTTAGATGATACTGACATTAAAATTTTGTACTATCTATCTGTAGGTACGCGCACGAAAGATATGGGAGACTATGTACCCCTTTCTATTAGCGCCATTGAAAACAGAAAGCGTCAAATTAAAGAAATTTTTGGTGTAGAGAATGAAAATGATAATGCGCTCATCGCTTCAGCTAAAGAAAAAGGATTTATTTAA
- a CDS encoding LytTR family DNA-binding domain-containing protein: MEYSYAIINSDSTFSHTLRTQLANFKEFNCAGVAEHSSEGLNIILKESPEVIFINLNQKAETCFMMVLELHQYLKHLPVIIGISKSKEYAYDAIKNGFFDYWLQPLNEFDIRKSVLKLQKRDFSSQCTNTTLCLKSYKDYRYISTNEILYLKADNNTTDVFMKDGSIISAFKTLKTFEDRLPASFMRIHQSYILNTTYISRINYGKSTCTIKNNSTTLPFSKSYKSNIDEVKKILTKSTITTFN, from the coding sequence ATGGAATACAGCTATGCCATCATAAATTCCGATAGTACCTTTAGCCATACCCTCAGAACACAATTAGCTAACTTCAAAGAGTTTAACTGTGCTGGTGTTGCAGAGCATTCTTCAGAAGGCCTAAACATTATATTAAAAGAATCTCCCGAAGTTATATTTATCAACCTAAATCAGAAAGCAGAAACCTGTTTTATGATGGTCTTAGAATTACATCAATATCTAAAACATCTTCCCGTGATTATTGGTATATCAAAAAGTAAAGAATATGCTTATGACGCTATTAAAAATGGCTTCTTTGATTATTGGTTACAACCTTTAAATGAATTTGATATTCGTAAATCTGTTCTAAAATTACAGAAGAGAGATTTTAGCTCGCAATGCACGAACACCACCTTATGTTTAAAATCTTATAAAGATTATCGATATATAAGTACTAATGAAATTCTGTACCTAAAAGCAGACAACAATACCACCGATGTTTTCATGAAAGATGGCTCTATCATTAGCGCTTTTAAAACTCTAAAAACATTTGAAGATAGATTACCTGCAAGCTTTATGAGAATTCACCAAAGTTATATTCTTAATACGACGTACATTTCTAGAATTAACTATGGTAAATCAACCTGCACCATAAAGAACAACAGTACCACACTCCCCTTCTCAAAATCATACAAATCAAATATAGACGAAGTAAAGAAAATACTAACCAAAAGTACTATTACCACGTTTAATTAA
- the ytxJ gene encoding bacillithiol system redox-active protein YtxJ has protein sequence MGLFDSLFGNNKEATPREEKAELPWIVLASLDQLEEIKEKSKTKPQIIFKHSTTCGISRMVMNTFKNTYNLDKNQADLYYLDLLSNREVSNETGYKFQVIHQSPQLMVIKNGVAVADASHGSINDMALEKFI, from the coding sequence ATGGGATTATTTGATAGTCTATTTGGAAATAATAAAGAAGCAACACCTAGAGAAGAAAAAGCAGAATTGCCATGGATTGTATTGGCTTCATTAGATCAATTAGAAGAAATAAAGGAGAAATCTAAAACAAAACCGCAAATTATTTTTAAACATTCTACCACTTGTGGGATTAGCCGCATGGTGATGAATACCTTTAAGAATACCTATAATTTAGATAAAAACCAGGCCGATTTATATTATTTGGATTTATTGAGTAATAGAGAAGTTTCTAATGAAACAGGGTATAAGTTTCAAGTAATACATCAATCTCCACAATTAATGGTTATCAAAAATGGCGTAGCCGTTGCAGATGCCTCTCATGGGAGTATAAATGATATGGCACTAGAGAAATTTATTTAA
- a CDS encoding tetratricopeptide repeat protein produces the protein MRTGKITYLYISICTLAALLLFSCAQNDNSSKETSSSKIVQDSLAILVNSSSDTNLNIEERKQIVQEAFDKVNLLRIDSIKLKHLTILSFNSVQLKDSVFFRTINKETISLAQKEKDSVAMAEAYWDLGIFLDNTKLIDSTYYYYNEALAIYSKQNNQKKMAFLFNSISTIQRKLGDYAGAEQTTIKALEIFKESKNYLGMSNSYNSLGSITHSLGDIEKAIEYYKIASSYLDSLPTDKSYNQIFITNNIGVSNMLLNQYTEAENSFEKVVTFKNLRTINPEFLAKAMVNLANAKKKLFSKEDLEPQYLAAIEITKEYDNTFSEATSTGHYAQYLAYIKDTIKAVKVAKNALELSEKAENFESLLRTLNFLTLVDKKNASTYAQEYFVIDKKLKEDERKLRDKFARIRFQTDEFIERNELLAKQNELLTREKRLWSALAILGLIGIAAILIIVIQRIKNNNLRFKQQQQESNLEIFNLLLLQQSKFDEGKKIEQERISQELHDGFLNKILGIRLVLLGLNKRQDETSIAQRAEVITELAELSEEIRSISHELNEAAFQKMQNFIEAIKSLIKTFQTASETLKYSFKFNTDLDWDSLNSTLKINLYRIVQESIQNCIKHAEASTIFVNFDVEDNFLMVTIEDNGKGFDSKKSKKGIGFRNISSRLEKVNGTLRVDSTIGNGTKLMIRVPYLNDIDKIA, from the coding sequence ATGCGAACAGGCAAGATTACATACCTATATATTTCTATATGCACACTTGCAGCGCTGCTTCTTTTTTCTTGCGCTCAAAATGATAATTCTTCGAAAGAAACCAGTAGTTCTAAAATTGTTCAAGATTCTTTAGCAATCCTCGTTAACAGTAGCTCAGATACAAATCTTAATATTGAGGAAAGAAAGCAAATAGTCCAAGAAGCTTTTGATAAAGTTAATTTACTACGAATTGATTCTATCAAGTTAAAACATTTAACTATCCTATCTTTTAATTCCGTTCAGTTAAAAGATTCCGTATTTTTTAGAACAATTAATAAAGAAACAATTTCATTAGCACAAAAGGAAAAAGATTCTGTGGCCATGGCAGAAGCCTATTGGGATTTGGGTATATTTTTAGATAACACTAAATTAATAGATAGTACTTACTATTATTATAATGAAGCATTAGCTATATATTCAAAACAGAATAATCAAAAGAAAATGGCTTTTCTTTTTAATTCGATTAGTACCATTCAACGAAAATTAGGAGACTATGCCGGTGCTGAGCAAACGACCATAAAAGCGTTAGAAATATTCAAAGAATCTAAGAATTATTTGGGGATGTCTAATAGCTATAATAGTTTAGGATCTATAACCCATTCCTTAGGTGATATAGAAAAAGCCATTGAGTACTATAAAATAGCCAGTAGTTACTTAGACTCCTTACCCACAGATAAATCCTATAACCAAATTTTTATTACTAATAATATAGGGGTCTCTAATATGCTGTTAAACCAGTATACAGAAGCAGAAAATAGTTTTGAAAAAGTAGTCACTTTTAAAAATTTAAGAACCATAAATCCTGAATTTTTAGCAAAAGCTATGGTTAATTTGGCTAATGCTAAAAAGAAACTATTTAGTAAAGAGGATTTAGAACCACAGTATTTAGCCGCTATTGAAATCACTAAAGAATACGATAACACTTTTAGTGAAGCAACTTCTACAGGTCACTATGCACAATATCTAGCGTATATAAAAGATACAATAAAAGCTGTAAAAGTGGCTAAAAATGCTCTGGAATTATCTGAAAAGGCAGAAAATTTTGAGAGCTTACTTAGAACGCTAAATTTCCTAACATTAGTAGATAAAAAAAATGCATCTACCTACGCTCAAGAATATTTTGTTATTGATAAAAAGTTAAAAGAAGACGAACGAAAACTACGGGACAAATTTGCCCGAATTCGTTTTCAAACAGATGAATTTATTGAACGTAATGAACTTTTAGCCAAACAAAATGAATTATTGACTCGTGAAAAACGCTTATGGAGCGCCCTGGCTATACTAGGTTTAATTGGAATTGCAGCTATTTTGATTATTGTTATACAACGGATTAAGAATAACAATCTTCGTTTTAAGCAACAACAGCAAGAGAGTAATCTTGAAATATTTAATTTATTATTGTTACAACAGAGTAAATTTGATGAAGGAAAAAAAATAGAACAAGAACGCATTTCACAAGAATTGCATGACGGCTTTTTAAACAAAATCTTAGGAATACGCTTGGTATTGTTAGGACTCAATAAAAGACAAGATGAGACGTCTATAGCTCAAAGAGCAGAAGTTATCACAGAATTAGCGGAGCTGTCTGAAGAAATTAGAAGTATTTCTCATGAGTTAAATGAAGCCGCTTTCCAGAAAATGCAGAACTTTATTGAGGCTATTAAATCATTGATAAAAACCTTTCAAACCGCTTCGGAAACACTTAAATATTCCTTCAAATTTAATACAGATTTAGATTGGGATAGTCTTAATAGTACTTTAAAAATTAATCTATATAGAATTGTTCAAGAAAGTATACAAAACTGTATTAAACATGCTGAAGCAAGTACTATTTTCGTTAATTTTGATGTAGAAGATAATTTTTTAATGGTAACCATTGAAGATAATGGTAAAGGTTTTGATAGTAAAAAATCTAAAAAAGGAATCGGATTCCGAAATATTTCTTCAAGATTAGAAAAAGTAAACGGTACATTACGTGTAGATAGTACTATCGGTAACGGAACAAAATTAATGATAAGAGTTCCGTACCTGAATGACATTGATAAAATAGCATAG
- the clpB gene encoding ATP-dependent chaperone ClpB: protein MNINNFTTKSQEAVQLAQQLAQEMGHQQIENEHIFKAISQVDENVTPFILKKLNVNTDLLFQMVDKQLESLPKVTGGDLVFSRETGKTLNDASSIAKVMEDEYVSIEHLLLAIFNSKSKIGQILKDQGVSEKNFKAAIQELRKGGKVTSQGAEDTYNSLNKYAKNLNDLADKGKLDPVIGRDEEIRRVLQILSRRTKNNPMLVGEPGVGKTAIAEGLARRIVQGDVPENLKDKVIYSLDMGALIAGAKYKGEFEERLKAVIKEVTTSDGSIVLFIDEIHTLVGAGGGDGAMDAANILKPALARGELRAIGATTLDEYQKYFEKDKALERRFQKIVVDEPDTESAISILRGIKDKYEAHHKVRIKDEAVIAAVELSQRYITNRFLPDKAIDLIDEAAAKLRMEINSKPEELDVLDRKIMQLEIEVEAIKRENDKTKLQALNLDLANIKEERNEIFAKWESEKTVVDDIQKTKQDIEDFKLEAERAERNGDYGKVAELRYGKIKDAQEKLESLQHVLEEQQLGDTMIKEEVTSEDIAQVVAKWTGIPVTKMLQSEREKLLQLEEVLHKRVVGQEEAIEAVSDAIRRSRAGLQDTKRPIGSFLFLGTTGVGKTELAKTLATYLFDDESAMTRIDMSEYQERHSVSRLVGAPPGYVGYDEGGQLTEAVRRRPYSVILLDEIEKAHPDTFNILLQVLDEGRLTDNKGRVADFKNTIIIMTSNMGSHIIQEKFESNPDTYSATEAARVEVLGLLKKSIRPEFLNRIDDIIMFTPLSKEDITKIVRLQLNGLKRMLSKQNITIDATDETINYLAEKGYDPQYGARPIKRVIQKEVLNTLSKEILAGNITTDSVVLIDSFNDQLVFRNQEELA from the coding sequence ATGAATATAAATAATTTCACCACAAAATCGCAGGAAGCAGTGCAACTCGCTCAGCAACTCGCGCAGGAAATGGGACATCAACAAATTGAAAACGAACATATTTTCAAGGCTATTAGCCAAGTTGATGAAAATGTAACTCCCTTTATTTTGAAGAAACTGAACGTCAATACCGATTTGCTTTTTCAGATGGTAGACAAGCAGTTAGAAAGTTTACCTAAAGTAACGGGAGGAGATTTAGTATTTTCCCGTGAAACAGGAAAGACGTTGAACGATGCGTCTTCTATTGCTAAAGTTATGGAAGATGAATATGTATCTATTGAACATTTGCTATTAGCAATCTTTAATTCTAAAAGCAAGATTGGTCAGATTTTAAAGGATCAAGGAGTCAGTGAGAAAAACTTTAAAGCGGCCATACAAGAATTGCGTAAAGGCGGTAAAGTGACTTCTCAGGGTGCAGAAGATACTTATAATTCTTTAAACAAGTATGCAAAAAATTTAAATGATTTAGCCGATAAAGGAAAATTAGATCCTGTCATTGGGCGTGATGAAGAAATACGAAGAGTACTTCAAATCTTATCCCGTAGAACAAAAAATAATCCTATGTTGGTGGGTGAGCCAGGTGTTGGTAAAACCGCTATCGCTGAAGGCTTAGCACGTCGAATTGTTCAGGGAGACGTGCCCGAAAATTTGAAGGATAAAGTCATTTATTCTTTAGACATGGGGGCTCTAATTGCTGGTGCAAAATACAAAGGTGAATTCGAGGAACGATTAAAGGCGGTTATTAAAGAAGTAACCACTTCTGATGGTAGCATCGTTTTATTCATTGATGAAATTCACACGCTGGTAGGTGCTGGTGGTGGTGATGGCGCAATGGATGCCGCAAATATTTTGAAACCAGCCTTAGCCAGAGGTGAACTTAGAGCCATTGGAGCAACTACGCTTGATGAATATCAAAAATATTTTGAAAAAGATAAAGCGTTAGAACGTAGATTTCAAAAAATTGTCGTGGATGAGCCAGATACCGAAAGTGCTATTTCTATTCTTCGTGGTATAAAAGATAAATATGAAGCACACCATAAAGTACGTATCAAAGATGAGGCTGTAATTGCTGCTGTGGAATTATCCCAACGTTATATTACCAATCGTTTTCTACCAGACAAGGCTATTGATTTGATTGATGAAGCTGCAGCAAAATTACGCATGGAAATCAATTCTAAACCAGAAGAATTAGATGTTTTAGATCGTAAGATCATGCAATTAGAGATTGAAGTTGAAGCTATTAAACGTGAAAATGATAAAACTAAGTTGCAGGCTTTAAATCTAGATTTAGCCAATATCAAAGAAGAACGTAATGAGATTTTTGCGAAATGGGAAAGTGAAAAAACGGTTGTAGATGATATCCAGAAAACAAAACAGGATATTGAAGATTTTAAGCTTGAAGCGGAGCGTGCAGAGCGTAATGGTGATTATGGTAAAGTAGCAGAGTTACGCTACGGTAAGATAAAAGATGCTCAAGAAAAGTTAGAAAGCCTACAACATGTTTTAGAAGAGCAACAGCTGGGAGATACCATGATTAAAGAGGAGGTCACCAGTGAAGATATCGCTCAAGTAGTAGCTAAGTGGACAGGCATACCTGTTACAAAAATGTTACAGAGTGAACGCGAAAAATTGTTACAACTAGAAGAGGTACTGCACAAACGAGTTGTGGGGCAAGAAGAAGCTATAGAAGCGGTTTCTGATGCTATACGTCGTAGCAGAGCTGGTTTACAAGATACCAAACGCCCTATTGGTTCCTTTCTATTTTTAGGAACAACAGGCGTTGGTAAAACAGAGCTGGCAAAAACATTAGCTACCTATTTGTTTGATGATGAAAGCGCAATGACGCGAATAGATATGAGTGAGTATCAAGAGCGTCATTCGGTAAGTAGATTGGTTGGAGCACCTCCAGGATATGTAGGCTATGATGAAGGAGGACAATTAACAGAAGCAGTACGCCGTAGACCGTATTCAGTCATACTATTAGATGAGATAGAAAAAGCACATCCAGATACCTTCAATATATTATTACAAGTACTGGATGAGGGTAGGCTTACAGATAATAAAGGTCGCGTGGCAGATTTTAAGAATACGATTATCATTATGACCAGTAATATGGGTAGCCATATTATTCAGGAGAAGTTTGAATCAAATCCTGATACCTACAGTGCTACAGAAGCAGCGCGCGTAGAAGTTTTAGGGCTATTGAAAAAATCTATTCGACCTGAGTTTTTAAATCGTATTGATGATATTATCATGTTTACGCCATTAAGTAAAGAAGATATCACTAAGATTGTTCGTTTACAGTTAAATGGATTGAAGAGGATGTTGTCTAAGCAAAATATTACTATTGATGCTACAGATGAAACCATTAACTATCTTGCTGAAAAAGGATATGATCCTCAATACGGTGCGCGTCCTATAAAACGTGTTATTCAGAAAGAAGTATTGAACACGCTTTCTAAGGAAATATTAGCTGGAAATATCACCACAGATAGTGTTGTACTCATTGATTCTTTTAACGATCAATTGGTATTTAGAAACCAAGAAGAACTGGCGTAA
- a CDS encoding glutaminyl-peptide cyclotransferase — MKTIFSITSLLLIIFLNACGSSNAVPADLFEIELTGNKTEFQQNASVGIAVKNRKGLEIENISYTINDKPLKVENDRIVLDMPHLGEKTIKATITYEGTAGEIEKNIKLLAEKGPEVYTYEIINEFPHDQKAFTQGLEFYKDTLYESTGRKGQSYLRKIDFKTGKVFKQIDLDAQYFGEGLTILNDKIYMLTWQSGLGFIYDANTLEKIDSFQYGASKEGWGLTNDGKQLYKSDGSEKIWLLNPETLVEEDHIETVTNKSIFNKTNELEYVDGLIYANVWQKESMMIIDAVSGAIIGVINFGGLKDKVTKHPDLDVLNGVAYNPKRATFFVTGKNWDKLFEVKIIKK, encoded by the coding sequence ATGAAAACTATTTTTTCAATTACTTCACTCCTATTAATCATCTTTTTAAATGCTTGCGGAAGCAGTAATGCTGTTCCTGCGGATTTATTTGAAATAGAATTAACTGGAAATAAAACAGAATTTCAGCAGAATGCATCTGTTGGCATTGCTGTGAAAAATAGAAAGGGACTAGAAATTGAAAACATATCATATACTATCAATGACAAGCCACTAAAGGTTGAGAATGATCGTATCGTTTTAGATATGCCACATTTGGGTGAGAAAACAATTAAGGCTACCATAACCTATGAAGGTACAGCGGGAGAAATAGAAAAGAATATTAAACTTTTAGCAGAAAAAGGCCCAGAAGTTTATACTTATGAGATAATTAATGAATTTCCTCACGACCAAAAAGCGTTTACACAAGGATTAGAATTTTATAAAGACACTCTTTATGAGAGCACAGGAAGAAAAGGACAATCATACCTAAGAAAAATTGATTTTAAAACTGGCAAAGTTTTTAAGCAAATAGACTTGGATGCACAATATTTTGGAGAAGGACTTACCATCCTTAATGATAAAATTTATATGCTTACCTGGCAAAGTGGCTTAGGCTTTATCTACGATGCTAATACCTTAGAGAAGATAGATAGTTTTCAATATGGTGCTAGCAAAGAAGGTTGGGGATTAACCAACGATGGGAAACAATTATACAAGAGTGATGGTAGTGAAAAAATATGGCTACTTAATCCTGAGACTCTAGTAGAAGAAGATCATATAGAAACAGTCACCAACAAATCTATTTTTAATAAAACAAATGAGTTAGAATATGTAGACGGACTCATTTATGCCAATGTATGGCAAAAAGAAAGTATGATGATTATTGATGCTGTTAGTGGTGCAATTATTGGAGTAATTAACTTTGGTGGATTAAAAGATAAAGTAACGAAACATCCGGATTTAGATGTTTTAAACGGAGTGGCTTATAATCCTAAAAGAGCAACATTCTTTGTCACTGGAAAAAATTGGGATAAATTGTTTGAAGTGAAAATAATTAAAAAATAA
- the glyA gene encoding serine hydroxymethyltransferase, whose amino-acid sequence MQRDNQIFELIAEEKQRQINGIELIASENFVSAQVMEAAGSVLTNKYAEGYPGKRYYGGCEVVDVVEQIAIDRAKQLFGAEYANVQPHSGSQANASVYHACLKPGDTILGFDLSHGGHLTHGSPVNFSGRIYNPVFYGVEKETGVLNYDKIQEIAEKEKPKMIIAGASAYSRDIDFERFRVIADSVGALLLADISHPSGLIAKGILNDPIPHCHIVTTTTHKTLRGPRGGLILMGKDFDNPFGIKLKNGSLRKMSALLDLAVFPGNQGGPLEHIIAAKAIAFGEALTDEYLTYILQVKKNADAMAKAFVKKGYEIISGGTDNHMMLIDLRNKDITGKDAENTLVKADITANKNMVPFDDKSPFITSGIRFGTAAITTRGLKEDDMSTIVEFIDEVLMNADNDDVIEAVRTKVNALMSTRELFYAC is encoded by the coding sequence ATGCAACGCGACAATCAAATTTTTGAACTAATTGCTGAAGAAAAACAGCGCCAAATTAATGGAATAGAACTTATTGCTTCTGAGAACTTTGTAAGTGCTCAAGTAATGGAAGCGGCAGGTTCTGTGTTAACGAATAAATATGCTGAAGGCTATCCAGGCAAACGTTATTACGGCGGTTGTGAGGTTGTTGATGTTGTAGAACAAATTGCGATTGACAGAGCTAAGCAATTATTCGGTGCAGAATATGCAAATGTGCAGCCCCATTCGGGTTCACAAGCTAATGCTTCAGTTTACCATGCTTGTTTAAAACCTGGAGATACTATTCTAGGATTTGATCTTTCTCATGGCGGGCATTTAACACATGGATCTCCTGTAAATTTTTCAGGTAGAATATACAATCCTGTATTTTATGGTGTTGAAAAGGAAACTGGAGTTTTAAATTATGATAAAATTCAGGAAATAGCAGAAAAAGAAAAACCAAAAATGATTATTGCTGGTGCTTCTGCATATTCTAGAGATATAGATTTTGAACGTTTTAGAGTAATAGCTGATAGTGTTGGGGCACTTTTATTGGCAGATATTTCTCACCCTTCTGGCTTAATTGCTAAAGGTATTTTAAATGACCCGATTCCTCATTGTCATATTGTTACTACTACAACGCATAAAACATTAAGAGGTCCAAGAGGTGGATTAATATTAATGGGTAAAGATTTTGATAATCCTTTCGGAATTAAATTGAAAAATGGTAGCCTTAGAAAAATGTCAGCTTTACTAGATTTAGCAGTTTTCCCAGGAAATCAAGGCGGACCATTAGAGCATATTATTGCAGCTAAGGCAATTGCTTTTGGTGAGGCTTTAACAGATGAGTATTTAACATACATCTTACAGGTAAAGAAAAATGCTGATGCTATGGCAAAAGCTTTCGTTAAGAAAGGATATGAAATTATTTCTGGAGGTACAGATAATCATATGATGTTAATTGACCTTAGAAATAAAGATATTACAGGTAAAGATGCTGAAAACACTCTTGTTAAAGCAGATATAACAGCAAATAAAAATATGGTTCCTTTTGATGATAAATCACCATTTATTACTTCTGGTATCCGTTTTGGAACTGCTGCCATTACAACAAGAGGATTGAAAGAAGATGATATGTCTACAATTGTTGAATTTATTGATGAAGTTTTAATGAATGCTGATAATGATGACGTTATAGAAGCCGTGAGAACCAAAGTAAATGCGTTAATGAGCACTAGAGAACTTTTCTATGCGTGCTAA